A single Triticum dicoccoides isolate Atlit2015 ecotype Zavitan chromosome 2A, WEW_v2.0, whole genome shotgun sequence DNA region contains:
- the LOC119357234 gene encoding soluble inorganic pyrophosphatase-like, translating into MSEEDSTSAAAQQPTSRPAPKLNERILSSLSRRAVAAHPWHDLEIGPGAPAVFNVVVEITKGSKVKYELDKKTGLIKVDRVLYSSVVYPHNYGFIPRTLCEDNDPMDVLVLMQEPVIPGSFLRARAIGLMPMIDQGEKDDKIIAVCADDPEYRHYNDISELSPHRLQEIKRFFEDYKKNENKDVAVDAFLPATTAREAIQYSMDLYAQYILQSLRQ; encoded by the exons ATGAGCGAAGAGGACTCGACGAGCGCCGCTGCGCAGCAGCCGACGAGCCGGCCCGCTCCGAAGCTCAATGAGAGGATcctgtcgtcgctgtcgaggagggCGGTGGCCGCACATCCGTGGCATGATCTCGAGATCG GCCCTGGGGCTCCAGCGGTGTTCAATGTT GTTGTTGAGATCACAAAGGGAAGCAAAGTAAAATATGAGCTTGACAAGAAAACTGGATTGATTAAG GTTGATAGAGTTCTGTACTCATCAGTTGTATATCCTCACAACTATGGTTTCATTCCAAGGACACTTTGTGAAGACAatgatccaatggatgtgttggtcCTGATGCAG GAGCCTGTTATTCCTGGTTCTTTCCTCCGAGCTAGAGCAATTGGCCTTATGCCCATGATTGATCAG GGCGAAAAGGATGACAAGATCATAGCAGTCTGTGCTGATGATCCTGAATACCGTCACTACAATGACATCAGTGAGCTGTCTCCTCACCGCCTCCAAGAGATCAAGCGCTTCTTTGAAGACT ACAAGAAGAATGAGAACAAGGATGTCGCTGTCGATGCGTTCTTACCTGCGACCACTGCCCGCGAGGCCATTCAGTATTCGAT GGACCTGTATGCGCAGTATATTCTGCAAAGCTTAAGGCAGTAG
- the LOC119352485 gene encoding cysteine proteinase inhibitor 8-like: MGNQLWNTAIENGWKPIGNINDQHIQELGRWAVLEFGKHVNCVLKFNKVVSGRQQLVSGMNYKLIIDASDIGGKDDKYKAEVYEQEWTHKRQLLSFAKVK, encoded by the coding sequence ATGGGTAACCAATTGTGGAACACAGCAATAGAGAATGGATGGAAACCAATTGGAAACATCAATGACCAACACATCCAGGAGCTCGGACGTTGGGCGGTGTTGGAGTTCGGCAAGCACGTGAACTGCGTGCTCAAGTTCAACAAGGTGGTGAGTGGCAGGCAACAACTTGTTTCTGGAATGAACTACAAACTCATCATCGACGCATCAGACATTGGCGGGAAAGATGACAAGTACAAGGCAGAGGTGTACGAGCAGGAGTGGACTCACAAACGCCAGCTCCTCTCATTCGCCAAGGTGAAATAG